CCAAAGGAGTTTGGATGAAAATCAGAGCTTATTCTGGGTCGGAggctattatattaaatattaaatctcTGCCAACTCTGCGACCAAGACTCTGCATTTTGTGTTTTCGCATCGGAACTGCTCGTCTTTGAGACAGAGAATCAACCTCCAAAGGAGTCTGGATGAAAGTCAGAGCTCGAGCGAGCTTATTCAAGGTCGGAggctattatattaaatattaaatctcTGCCAACTCTGAGACCAAGACTCTGGATTTTGTGTTTTCGCATCGGAACTGCTTCCCTTTGAGACAGAGAATCAACCTCCAAAGGAGTCTGGATGAAAGACGGAGCTCGAGCGAGCTTATTCTGGGTCGGAggctattatattaaatattaaatctcTGCCAACTCTGAGACCAAGACTCTGGATTTTGTGTTTTCGCATCGGAACTCCTCGCCTTTGAGACAGAGAATCAACCTCCAAAGGAGTCTGGATGAAAGACGGAGCTTGAGCGAGCTTATTCTGGGTCGGAggctattatattaaatattaaatctcTGCCAACTCTGAGACCAAGACTCTGCATTGTGTTTTTGGATCGGAACTATAAATCGGTGTAGGTTGCTGCGTGTTGGAGGAAAAGAGGTGCATTTGTTGTGAgtcaaaagaaggagagagagagattgcatttTGTACAGAATTATTTCTTGTATTGCTGTACAGGGACTAAAGTAAAAAAATACctcattggttatgggcccagcccgAGTTCGCGTACGGAAGCAAAGGTTCTCTGCAGCGAGAGTGTCTCGCTTGATGCATCTTGTGTCAAATCCCAACAAATGGACAGTAAAAAACATTTTTCTAGGAATGTTTTAGGTCCTCCAGGACTTTCTATGCTATTCTCCCCCCGCAAAAAAGTGACTATAGAGTTGTGTTGgcggacctagaaattcctagagaggtatcccGGGAGGAAATGTActttcttgtccttccttcctgtttTCAGAGCTCGGTTTTCTTGCTCTCTGTTTTTTTCACGGCGGGCAAATCAGCGGCACAGCGGAAGCTCAGGTTGTCGGAGGCCGAGTCCGGAGTATTTCCCATCCTATGGAAAATCATATTTCCAACCGTAGAAGAATTGGGGGAAAATttgggaaagaaaaaacaaaacaattgcgggagaaaacaaaaaaaaatgggggaaaaaaacaaaaataaaattgagaagaaaacaaaaaaaatggggaaaaacgacaaaaataaaattgggaagaaaacaaaaaaaaatggggaaaaacgacaaaaataaaattgggaagaaaacaaaagaaaacggggaaaaacaacaaaaataaaattgggaagaaaacaaaaaaatggggaaaagcaacaaaaatataattgggaagaaaacaaaagaaaacggggaaaaacaacaaaaataaaattgggaagaaaacaaaagaaaatgggaaaatacaacaaaaataaaattgggaagaaaacaaaagaaaatgggaaaatacaacaaaaataaaattgggaagaaaacaaaaaaatggggaaaaacaacaaaaataaaattgggaagaaaacaaaaaaaatggggaaaaacgaCAAAAATATAAttgggaagaaaacaaaaaaactggggaaaaacgACAAAAATATAAttgggaagaaaacaaaaaaaaatggggaaaaacgaCAAAAATATAAttgggaagaaaacaaaaaaaatggggaaaaacgacaaaaataaaattgggaagaaaacaaaaaaaatggggaaaaacaacaaaaataaaattgggaagaaaacaaaagaaaatgggaaaaaacaacaaaaataaaattgggaagaaaacaaaagaaaatgggaaaatacaacaaaaataaaattgggaagaaaacaaaaaaatggggaaaaacaacaaaaatataattgggaagaaaacaaaaaaaatggggggggaacaaaaataaaattgaaaaaaacacaaaaattaggggaaaacaaaaaatgggggaaaaaacaaaaataaaattgggaagaaaaccaaaaaaatggggaaaaacaacaaaaataaaattgggaagaaaacaaaaaaatggggggggaacaaaaataaaattgaaaaaaacacaaaaattaggggaaaacaaaaaatgggaaaaaacaaaaataaaattgggaaaacatttggggaaaaaacaaaaaagttggtggaagaacaaaaataaaattgggaaaatactttttggggaaaaaacaaaaaaaccgggaataaaacaaaaataaaattaggaaaaatatttgggtgaaaaacaaaaaatggggtataaaacaaaaataaaattgggaaaaacattttggggaaaaacaaaaaaaagggaaaaacaaataaaattggggggaaaatgaGAGGAGACAAAACATATTGGTGAAAAAAACACATTCAATCCAACATCCAATGGCTGAAAGCGGTGGTACCTGGTGGCCACTTCCGCCTTGTGGTTGGCCGAACCGTCCGCCGTGTCGATCCAGGAAGCGCCGCGCAAGACCCGCCTCTCCTGGGCCGGTTGCCGGGCGTCGCCCCCGGGGAGAAGATACTTCGAGGCCGTCCACTCCCAGGTGTTGCCCAGCAGGTCATAGAGCCCTAAGCGGGAGGGGAGCAAAGACAcaggggttatgggcccagcccgTCCGAGCATAGAAACAAATGCACTCTGCACTTTCCTCTGCTCAGGAATCAATGAATCAATCATGGGTTGGGACCTcaaggccaatatctatctatctatctatctatctatctatctatctatctatctatctatctatctatcctagaACCCTCGAGTTGGAAGGAGTtcctaagggccatctagtccaacattaTGCCTGTGTATATATCAATATTtacttattttcagtatttatattctgcccttgagATTCCAGTCCATTTTCAATCGTAtcatttcctccttgctctttgatcgccggcatttttatgctgtcgtaaattaaattacccccccccccccaacacgcaCACATTAAGTGGACCCTAACTCCTCTACTCGCAGAggcagctgtttttgaactgcttatgTGGACAATAAGCTGGACTATTAAACAGTCGGGgttcaatctgacccgggcttcgaactttgCTGTCATCCGATGGACTCTGtctatctctttttttaaaaaaatgactagctgtgcccggccacgcgttgctgtggctaggacttaatttttctttgctcttttttgtatgaacgtagaggcgtggatgagaggttgtgctgtcaatttttcaggttgtggggcgtttagtttagttgttttgtccggtgccgtgttTCCATTAccctttaatatatatagataactatgcctggccacgcgttgctgtggctaggacttaatttttcttttcttttttttttgtatgaacgtagaggcatggatgagaggttgtgctgtcaatttttgaggttgtggggtgtttagtttagttgttttgtctggtgccgtgattccattacccttttatatatatagatagcgatgcctggccacgcgttgctgtggctaggacttaatttttcttttctttttgttgtatgaacgtagaggcgtggatgagaggttgtgctgtcaactttcgaggttgtggggcgtttagatGTTTTGtgcggtgccgtgattccattacccttttatatatatatatagatagctatgcctggccatgcattgctgtggctaggacttaatttttcttttctctttgttgtatgaacgtagaggcgtggatgagaggttctgctgtcaatttttgaggttgtggggcgtttagtttagttgttttgtccggtaccgtgattccattacccttttatatatatagatttttattaatgcttttcAAAAGCATTGACTCGGTCTATCTCTAGATCCATCTCCTTCTCTATTGATGACGAACCCTCCTCCCTCTTCACCAGGATGAGATTCCAATCCGTTGCAGGGACGTACCGTACGCGTTCTGTGGGGGGAAGGCGGCCACCGGGGAGACGCCGTGGAAGCCGTCCTCGGCCAAGTCGCCCTCCGGGAAGGGGCCctgtggggagagagagagagacgttaAGAGTTCTCTGTAATGAGAAAAGCTCATCCTTAAGGGCGTATCAATACACGAACAGGATCATCAAATGTTTcagttccattttttttaaaaaaatttcttctattttttatattttcttctatttttatttttttcctattttttaattgttttcttctatttttttcttcttttaatttttttcttctattttttaattttttccttttatttttatttttttcttctattttttattttttccttctattttttattttttccttctatttttattttttcttctattatttattttttccttctattttttaattttttctttaattttttaatttcttctatttcttttttttcctatttttattttttcctctatttttaattttcttctacttttaatgtttttctatttttattttttcttctatttttatttttttctatttttaattttgccttctattttttaatttcttctatttttattttttcttctattgttttcttctattttttaattttttatttttcttcttctattttttattttttccttctattgaattttttttctatttttaattttttttcttctatttttaattttcttctatttttaattttttttcatctattgttaatttttccccccttctgaataaacaaaaaaattgggggagaaaacacaaaaaaactatttttaattttcttctatttttaattttcttctattttttattttttccttctcttttttattttcttctatttttttctatttttaattttttcttctatttttaattttcttctatttttaattttttttcatctattgttaattttttccttctaaataaacaaaaaaattgggggagaaaacacacacaaaaattggtgggaaaaacaaataaaattgggggaaaacaaataaaattgggggaaaaaaaccaggGGTGACGACTGTGGATAAGGTTTTGGCGATAAGTCTGGATACGAGGAGGTGTTCGTTCTCGTTTGCTGTCGACGTATTGCTTTTAttgctccatccatccatcagctATAAATCTTTACGCAAAGacacaagggttatgggcccagcccgGGGAAGGGAGCAAAGACACAGAGGTTATGGGCCCAACCCGAGGAAGGGAGCAAAGACACAGAGGTTATGGGCCCAACCCGGGGAAGGGAGCAAAGACACagaggttatgggcccagcccgGGGAAGGGAGCAAAGACACAGAGGTTATGGGCCCAACCCGAGGAAGGGAGCAAAGACACAGAGGTTATGGGCCCAACCCGGGGAAGGGAGCAAAGACACagaggttatgggcccagcctgGGGAAGGGAGCAAAGACACAGAGGTTATGGGCCCAACCCGAGGAAGGGAGCAAAGACACAGAGGTTATGGGCCCAACCCGGGGAAGGGAGCAAAGACACAGGGGTTATGGGCCCAACCCGGGGAAGGGAGCAAAGACACAGGGGTTATGGGCCCAACCCGGGGAAGGGAGCAAAGACACAGGGGTTATGGGCCCAACCCGGGGAAGGGAGCAAAGACACAAGGGTTACCTGCCAGAGGTTGGTCCGGTTGGGCAGGAACTTGTTTCCCCAGGGATACAGCCTGTCTACAAAGGAGAAAAACGAGGGTCGAATCCCACTGTGTGCCCACCATCCGGAGGAGAGTTTTCCCCCCGCACCCCGACCTACCTGCCCGGCCCCCTCGGGCGGCCCACTCCCACTCGCCCTCGGTGGGCAGGCGCTTTCCCTTCCAGGCGCAGAAGGCCGCGGCGTCCGTCCAGCTCACCTGCAGCACCGGGAGGTCCAGACGGCCCTCCAGACCCGAACCCGGACCCCACGGCTGTGCGGGAGACAGAGAGGGATCGGACATCGTTTTTGTTTTGACAACGAGAAACAAAAACGATACACAGTTCGCTGGGTTGTTGCGAGTTTGccgtgtcccagaagtattctctcctgacatttcacccacatctatgcctacCATTATCCCTTCTATCTACCTGCCTATCTTTCTATCCATACATCTATCAATTCTATCCTGTCTACCTATCCTTCCTCCCTCAAGCGTAGGTATTCAAGGTCAGAGGCTGGGATATCAAATCTCTGCCAACCCTGCGACCAAGACTCTGGAAAGTGTTTTTAATCTACTTATCTTTCCATATATACATCTATCAATTCTATCCTATCTATCCATgaattccatccatccatcaatccatctatctatccacctatctatccatctatgtatccatccatccatctatataaTACAGACGTTCATTCTATtagtctgtttttattattatgggattactattatattattatatataataactcagctgtgccctgccacacgttgctgtggcccattggaattgcactgaatagctccggtttttgggtttttttaggccctgtggaggttcgtgacatgatattttgtggtttcaacctcaaggcgtggatgatggattgtgctgtgaaattttgaggttgtggggcatttagtttagttgttttgctcggcgccaggattccatcactcttttttatatatatagactagctgtgcccggccacgcgttgctgtggctaggactttatttttcttttctttttgttgtatgaacgtagaggcctggatgtgaggttgtgctgtcaatttttgaggttgtggggcgtttagtttagttgttttgtccggcgccgtgattccattacccttttatatatagatagatagctatgcctggccacacgttgctgtgggtaggactttatttttcttttctttttgttgtatgaacgtagaggcctggatgagaggttgtgctgtcaatttttgaggttgtggggcgtttagtttagttgttttgtccagagCTGTGattccattatccttttatatatatagactagctgtgcccggccacacgttgctgtgggtaggacttaatttttcttttctttttgttgtatgaacgtagaggcctggatgagaggttgtgctgtcaatttttgaggttgtggggcgtttagtttagttgttttgtccggcgccatgattccattacccttttatatatatagatagctatgcctggccacgcgttgctgtggctaggacttaatttttcttttctttttgttgtatgaacgtagaggcctggatgagaggttgtgctgtcaatttttgaggttgtggggcgtttagtttagttgttttgtccggcgccatgattccattacccttttatatatatagatagctatgcctggccacgcgttgctgtggctaggacttaatttttcttttctttttgttgtatgaacgtagaggcctggatgagaggttgtgctgtcaatttttgaggttgtggggcgtttagtttagttgttttgtccagagCTGTGattccattatccttttatatatatagactagctgtgcccggccacacgttgctgtgggtaggacttaatttttcttttctttttgttgtatgaacgtagaggcctggatgagaggttgtgctgtcaatttttgaggttgtggggcgtttagtttagttgttttgtccagtgccgtgattccattatccttttatatatatagactagctgtgcccggccacacgttgctgtgggtaggacttaatttttcttttctttttgttgtatgaacgtagaggcctggatgagaggttgtgctgtcaatttttgaggttgtggggcgtttagtttagttgttttgcccgccgccgtgattccattacccttttatatatatatagatagatagctatgcctggccacgcgttgctgtgggtaggacttaatttttcttttctttttgttgtatgaacgtagaggcctggatgagaggttgtgctgtcaatttttgaggttgtggggcgtttagtttagttgttttgtccagagCTGTGattccattatccttttatatatatagactagctgtgcccggccacacgttgctgtgggtaggacttaatttttcttttctttttgttgtatgaacgtagaggcctggatgagaggttgtgctgtcaatttttgaggttgtggggcgtttagtttagttgttttgcccgccgccgtgattccattacccttttatatatatatagatagatagatagctatgcctggccacgcgttgctgtggccaggacttaatttttcttttctttttgttgtatgaacgtagaggcctggatgagaggttgtgctgtcaattttcgaggttgtggggcgtttagtttagttgttttgtccggtgccgtgcgGAAAGaacgaggaagtactaccatcaagggctcgggtcacaagtggatggtgaagcggccGGAATCGAGGATGTGGTTCGTATCCTTGCTATTTACACCAGAAGCAGATAACACACCCAACTAAACCATAATAGCTGATTTACGGCTGTAATTAAACGGTTTCTATCCTTGTCCCAACGACTCACCTGCCGCCAAAACGCCTTCTCGATCGGAAGCCACCAGGGAGCCGACTGGAAGGGAAAGGGAACGGGTTCAAGGGACGGCTCAAGCGATAGGCCGACTGGTGCACAATCCGCTCGGAGCGGGGGTGGCGGAGCCAAAATGCTGTTGGCTTCCGCTTGGAAATTACCCTGCTTCTCCCTCCGTACCTCCAGCTTCCGGGTCACTTTCTCCTTCAGGGCGTCGGGCACAAAGTCCTGGAAGACGAAGCTCCAGCCGAAGCCCTCGGCCTCCGTCCGGAATCTCGTCTCCCGCACAAACGCCCTGCCGGGAAAGAAAccgtacatacacacatatatatacacactatctATCTAattgtctatatatatatgtgtgtgtgtcaggggatgatgggataaattggtacctagaactaaattagtctccccacataaattggtacctagaactaaattagcctccccacataaattggtacctagaactaaattagtctccccgcataaattgatacctagaactaaattagcctccccacataaattgatacctagaactaaattagtctccccacatacattgatacctagaactaaattagcctccccacataaattggtacctagaactaaattagtctccccgcataaattgatacctagaactaaattagcctccccacataaattgatacctagaactaaattagtctccccacataaattggtacctagaactaaattagtctccccacataaattggtacctagaactaaattagcctccccacataaattggtacctagaactaaattagtctccccacataaattggtacctagaactaaattagcctccccacataaattggtacctagaactaaattagtctccccgcataaattgatacctagaactaaattagcctccccacataaattgatacctagaactaaattagtctccccacatacattgatacctagaactaaattagcctccccacataaattggtacctagaactaaattagtctccccacatacattgatacctagaactaaattagcctccccacataaattgatacctagaactaaattagtctccccacataaattggtacctagaactaaattagtctccccacataaattggtacctagaactaaattagtctcc
This genomic window from Anolis carolinensis isolate JA03-04 unplaced genomic scaffold, rAnoCar3.1.pri scaffold_7, whole genome shotgun sequence contains:
- the sumf2 gene encoding inactive C-alpha-formylglycine-generating enzyme 2 isoform X1, producing the protein MLGSWLLASSFLFLPLKGAGKEDNMVHVPGGKVQVQGVSSTVEPFLMDTFPVTNRDFRAFVRETRFRTEAEGFGWSFVFQDFVPDALKEKVTRKLESAPWWLPIEKAFWRQPWGPGSGLEGRLDLPVLQVSWTDAAAFCAWKGKRLPTEGEWEWAARGGRADRLYPWGNKFLPNRTNLWQGPFPEGDLAEDGFHGVSPVAAFPPQNAYGLYDLLGNTWEWTASKYLLPGGDARQPAQERRVLRGASWIDTADGSANHKAEVATRMGNTPDSASDNLSFRCAADLPAVKKTESKKTEL
- the sumf2 gene encoding inactive C-alpha-formylglycine-generating enzyme 2 isoform X3 is translated as MFQKHSLLTFRPHLWQASSEVVRGREGGQHGPRSGRESPGPRRFLHGRALPDGHLPRHQPGLPSAPWWLPIEKAFWRQPWGPGSGLEGRLDLPVLQVSWTDAAAFCAWKGKRLPTEGEWEWAARGGRADRLYPWGNKFLPNRTNLWQGPFPEGDLAEDGFHGVSPVAAFPPQNAYGLYDLLGNTWEWTASKYLLPGGDARQPAQERRVLRGASWIDTADGSANHKAEVATRMGNTPDSASDNLSFRCAADLPAVKKTESKKTEL
- the sumf2 gene encoding inactive C-alpha-formylglycine-generating enzyme 2 isoform X2, with the translated sequence MVHVPGGKVQVQGVSSTVEPFLMDTFPVTNRDFRAFVRETRFRTEAEGFGWSFVFQDFVPDALKEKVTRKLESAPWWLPIEKAFWRQPWGPGSGLEGRLDLPVLQVSWTDAAAFCAWKGKRLPTEGEWEWAARGGRADRLYPWGNKFLPNRTNLWQGPFPEGDLAEDGFHGVSPVAAFPPQNAYGLYDLLGNTWEWTASKYLLPGGDARQPAQERRVLRGASWIDTADGSANHKAEVATRMGNTPDSASDNLSFRCAADLPAVKKTESKKTEL